In uncultured Cohaesibacter sp., a genomic segment contains:
- a CDS encoding cytochrome b/b6 domain-containing protein yields the protein MTEQPEQDTTLERIRLWDPAIRLFHWALVLCVVAAWGLGEFGPDIMTLHFYFGYAITALLGFRLIWGLIGPKVVRFSHFFHGPKTTLTYASKIMQRKPSYWRGHNPVGALAAFALLGLLIAQVASGLMGDPDDYINVGPLANWVGYDNATMAMNIHETLAPLLLLMVIIHIAAIAFYKIWKHEDLIKPMITGWKWVKKAEDN from the coding sequence ATGACAGAGCAGCCCGAACAGGACACCACCCTCGAACGCATCCGCCTTTGGGATCCCGCCATCCGGCTCTTTCACTGGGCGCTTGTCCTTTGCGTCGTTGCCGCCTGGGGATTGGGCGAATTCGGCCCCGATATCATGACGCTGCATTTCTATTTCGGCTATGCAATCACGGCCCTGCTCGGCTTTCGCCTGATCTGGGGTCTGATCGGGCCGAAAGTGGTGCGCTTTAGCCATTTCTTCCATGGCCCGAAAACCACCCTCACCTATGCGTCAAAAATAATGCAAAGAAAACCGAGCTACTGGCGCGGCCACAATCCGGTCGGCGCATTGGCCGCCTTTGCCCTGCTGGGGCTGCTGATCGCGCAAGTTGCAAGCGGCCTGATGGGTGATCCTGATGATTATATCAATGTCGGACCGCTCGCTAACTGGGTTGGCTATGACAATGCAACAATGGCGATGAATATTCACGAAACACTGGCCCCCCTGCTGCTGCTGATGGTCATCATCCATATCGCTGCCATTGCCTTCTACAAGATCTGGAAGCATGAAGACCTGATCAAACCGATGATCACCGGCTGGAAATGGGTCAAAAAGGCTGAAGACAACTGA